From the Elaeis guineensis isolate ETL-2024a chromosome 16, EG11, whole genome shotgun sequence genome, the window GTCGCCGGGACGGTCattgccgccgccgccgccgatgCTGCTGCACGGATATCAGTCCGGGACGTGGATGCCAGCGCAGGGTGACGCCCGACGGCGTCCGGGAAATTGAGGACGGCGCCGGAGCCTCGGAGTGCGAGGGCGGCGACGTCGTAGGCCATCGCGGCCATCTCGGGGGTTGGGTAGGTGCCGAGCCAAATGCGGCTGTCCTTGCCGGGCTCCCGGATCTCCGACACCCACTTGCCGTACCGGGACCGGACTCCACGGTAGCTCTGGTGTTTTCCGGTGGCCGGAGGGTTGGCAGCCATGAGTCGTGGGATGGTGGGGAGTGAAGTGCTGAGGATCGTTGGTGTTCGATTTAGAGAGGAGCGGGAGCGCGGGCATTTCGCTGGGAGTCTCGCGTCCGTACGTGAGAAGGAGGCCTGCAATGGGTGAGGCTGGAGGAAAGCGGCCCGCACGCGGCTTGGGCGCTCGCCTGGCGAATAATGCTTTGAGGCGAGGGCCGCAAAGAAGGAAAAATGAAGCTCGTTGTGTCAATGACTCGGCCGTCCTCTCGTTTTCATTCTGGGGATGGCGCCATCCACTTGGATTCTAGCTGGGATCTCTTGGGGTGCCAAGTGTACATCATGGTCCCACGTAGACTAATTTTAAAGAAGTGTCACAACTCACATGGGTGTTTATTAGCCTAACAGCTTAAGTTTTAGGATTGCGAATCTACGACAATATCGGAGCTAGTCTTATTCTGCATcacaatttttattaattatattagctCCTCGTCCTAGACCGAGAAAGATCCAATAGGATTGAGTGAGACATGAGCCATGGATGGTCCCTCTCTCGAGTATCAGACAACTATGATGAGATGTCATGAGATTAGATGAATGAGATTGCTATCGTACCATATTCATTAATAAAAGAGTTATTATATCGATTTATTAGCTTGGATCAATTCTTATCTGAACAGCTTAAGCTTTGGCTGTCTGTTCGTGACAGAAGTGACTAAAGTCCAATCTGGTTGGCAGTGGTGAATTTTGTAATTTAGTTTTTGCTAAAATTCTGCAAATTTTGTGAAGGTATTTGAATTTTAAGTTATAATATTGTCTTCAACTGAATCAATTGGATTTGGGTTCAATAGACTACTTGAAGACATATTTAATTAAGTACATATTTTGCAAATCGAGTTCTTTGTAAAATCAACGGTCTTCAAAAGTATTTCTCACTTTTACTAAACCTATAATAATCTAGTGAtggtattaaaaaataaaacatgCTGAGGGTCTTGTAggttccttttatttatttattttgggagCTTAGCTTAATCCTCTAAATGAACAAAATCCTCTAAGGTAATGAGATTATTTCTTCTTTCATGTGATTACAATCCTCATTTTATAAGATGAAATGTAAACATATTGTAGGTGCATTGTACTATTAAAATGGAAATAAGATcttaataaattttgagataacAGGGAATATGAATAGTTGCAGGTTtctttttttgacatcatcactcATTTGCATAGGAGTTTCGTATATTACCTCCATTATTCATGAGATAATAAGGTGAATTAATCCTATTATTTTTGTTATGGAATATTAACTCTCCCTTCACTCTCGAACTAAAGGCCTAATTACTTTTATATTTTGTAACATTAGAATTTATCATCTTGTCTCTCTCTAATCCATTACTTTGACTAATAATGAAACATATTAACTTAGGAAGGCTCCATGAGCCTATAAAAGAACCTCTCATAATTAGTCTCTAACACAACACGCAACATACATCATCTTTGTTCTACTTACAAAGAAGTCTTGGGAGTTCTCTACCCAAAGAATGATGTTCAGCTAGTAGAGCTTTGAGCTCGACCTTTTATGCGGACTTGGTTTTAAGCTATACGACTATTTAGTTGGGCTATTGTATCTTGGAGAAGACAAGCCAAAGAGCTTTGTTGTATCGGTTCGGAGGTTTTGCTAACTATAGAGGGCTTGAatcttctttaaaaaaatgagATTTCTGTGCCCCAATCTAATTATTGTCATCATCCTTGAagaaaatacttaattttttattgtatttttacTCTACTTATTATATTTGAAACTAACAATTTTAAGAAGATTCATGA encodes:
- the LOC105059333 gene encoding ethylene-responsive transcription factor ERF027, translating into MAANPPATGKHQSYRGVRSRYGKWVSEIREPGKDSRIWLGTYPTPEMAAMAYDVAALALRGSGAVLNFPDAVGRHPALASTSRTDIRAAASAAAAAMTVPATQRPGTSSDATDRQCWFDGTSSGGDGAKFLDEDEIFDMPQLLRSMAEGMLMTPPSWLSPSQSEDTPETSGEESLWSYP